The Streptomyces sp. HSG2 genome has a segment encoding these proteins:
- the prcA gene encoding proteasome subunit alpha — MSTPFYVSPQQAMADRAEYARKGIARGRSLVVMQYADGIVFVGENPSRALHKFSEIYDRIGFAAAGKYNEYENLRIGGVRYADLRGYTYDREDVTARGLANVYAQTLGTIFSSAGEKPYEVELVVAEVGETPEGDQIYRLPHDGSIVDEHGSVAVGGNAEQISGFLDQRHQDGMTLAEALRLAVQALSRDTNGGQRDIPAERLEVAVLDRTRPRKRKFKRIVGPRLSRLLSSDTTADSTPGGDADDAESPED; from the coding sequence GTGTCGACGCCGTTCTATGTCTCACCTCAGCAGGCGATGGCCGATCGCGCGGAGTACGCGAGAAAGGGCATCGCACGGGGGCGCAGCCTGGTAGTGATGCAGTACGCCGACGGCATCGTGTTCGTCGGGGAGAACCCGTCCCGCGCACTGCACAAGTTCAGCGAGATCTACGACCGGATCGGCTTCGCCGCCGCCGGCAAGTACAACGAGTACGAGAACCTGCGCATCGGTGGCGTCCGCTACGCCGACCTGCGGGGGTACACGTACGACCGGGAGGACGTGACCGCCCGCGGGCTGGCCAACGTCTACGCCCAGACGCTGGGCACGATCTTCTCCAGCGCCGGCGAGAAGCCCTACGAGGTGGAACTGGTCGTCGCCGAGGTGGGGGAGACCCCCGAGGGCGATCAGATCTACCGTCTGCCCCACGACGGGTCGATCGTGGACGAGCACGGCTCGGTGGCCGTGGGGGGCAACGCCGAGCAGATCAGCGGGTTCCTGGACCAGCGCCACCAGGACGGCATGACGCTGGCCGAGGCGCTTCGGCTGGCCGTGCAGGCGTTGTCGCGGGACACCAACGGCGGGCAGCGGGACATCCCGGCGGAGCGACTGGAAGTCGCCGTCCTGGACCGGACGCGGCCCCGCAAGCGGAAGTTCAAGCGGATCGTGGGGCCCCGGTTGTCGAGGTTGCTGTCCTCCGACACGACCGCGGACTCCACTCCGGGCGGCGACGCCGACGACGCCGAGTCCCCGGAGGACTGA
- a CDS encoding LacI family DNA-binding transcriptional regulator: MTHGSTRPTSRDVAQAAGVSQTAVSLVLGDKWRGRVSEATARRVRQAAEDLAYRPNLAARNLRLGRTRTVLLVVPALTTEFFAGVYTGAARVAAEHGFGVVLYPSPEGIGPARDPFHSARAALDGVIASSMAADALTAIRGDQLPLVMLDSDPRGSPGAATVNLDISDGIRQVADHLLDLGHRRFLHLAADVASWTFEIRARELSARLAGVAGTELRTAHAPISMDGARRAVERALAEPAPPPTAVICDDDKLAAGAYKALRRHGLRVPDDVSVSGLDDLALATALDPELTTVRLDAESFGERGMEALLAVLNGRVPEGGDIPVELVVRGSTGPPRGAAA, encoded by the coding sequence TTGACACACGGCAGCACACGCCCGACGAGTCGAGACGTCGCCCAGGCGGCCGGGGTGTCGCAGACGGCGGTCTCCCTCGTCCTCGGCGACAAGTGGCGCGGACGGGTCTCCGAGGCCACGGCACGACGGGTGCGCCAGGCCGCGGAGGATCTCGCCTATCGGCCCAACCTGGCGGCCCGGAACCTGCGCCTGGGTCGCACCCGTACCGTCCTGCTCGTCGTCCCCGCCCTGACGACGGAGTTCTTCGCGGGCGTGTACACCGGCGCCGCGCGCGTCGCGGCCGAGCACGGCTTCGGCGTGGTCCTCTATCCGTCACCGGAAGGCATCGGGCCCGCCCGGGACCCCTTCCACTCCGCCCGCGCCGCGCTGGACGGTGTCATCGCCTCCTCCATGGCCGCCGACGCGCTCACCGCGATCCGGGGCGACCAGCTCCCGCTCGTCATGCTCGACAGCGACCCACGCGGGAGTCCGGGGGCGGCCACCGTGAACCTGGACATCTCGGACGGGATCCGGCAGGTCGCGGACCACCTGCTGGACCTGGGCCACCGGCGGTTCCTTCACCTCGCGGCCGACGTGGCCTCATGGACCTTCGAGATCCGTGCCCGCGAGCTGTCCGCCCGTCTGGCCGGGGTGGCGGGAACCGAGCTGCGCACCGCGCACGCCCCCATCTCGATGGACGGCGCCCGCCGGGCCGTGGAACGCGCGTTGGCCGAGCCCGCGCCGCCGCCCACGGCGGTGATCTGCGACGACGACAAGCTCGCCGCGGGGGCCTACAAGGCCCTGCGGCGCCACGGCCTGCGCGTCCCCGACGACGTCTCGGTCAGCGGACTGGACGATCTCGCTCTGGCGACCGCCCTGGACCCCGAGCTGACCACCGTCCGGCTGGACGCGGAGTCGTTCGGGGAGCGAGGCATGGAGGCTCTCCTGGCGGTCCTGAACGGCCGTGTCCCCGAGGGTGGGGACATCCCGGTCGAGCTGGTCGTCCGAGGTTCGACCGGCCCCCCGCGGGGCGCGGCGGCGTGA
- a CDS encoding MFS transporter has translation MVTGYLEILRARHAARLLVGTLVGRLPNATAAIALVLFVRAEGGSYSLAGALAAVYGVANAVGQPVLGRAVDLLGQPRVQLPAAVVSAMGMSAFALLGIGDLGAAYASVTLAGLATPPLEGGLRALWPSVLRREDQVHTAYAMDAVAQEVMYTVGPLLVTVCVSLWSPQSALLVLSALGVVGALSVVVSAPSRAWRSAPREAHWLGALRSPGLVALLVAFLFVGSALGAMTVAALSYAEDRGGDVVYGWLMAAVGLGALLGGLVYGARPRLGEPARRLRLLVALLAACHLPLVLVPDVVPMVLSTVLAGVFLAPAIACAFVLVDRHAPAGTVTEAFSWLVTTFTVGASLGTGLAGPVVEAGGAPWGFALPAAAGAVSLLVLVGTRGVLTVPVGPVPSVPLPENDPNQALEPRFSSVDRA, from the coding sequence GTGGTCACGGGGTATCTGGAGATCCTCCGGGCGCGGCACGCCGCCAGGCTGCTCGTCGGGACACTGGTGGGGCGGCTGCCGAACGCCACCGCCGCCATCGCCCTGGTGCTGTTCGTGCGGGCGGAGGGCGGGTCCTACAGTCTCGCCGGTGCGCTGGCGGCCGTGTACGGCGTCGCCAACGCCGTGGGGCAGCCGGTCCTCGGGCGCGCCGTCGACCTCCTCGGTCAGCCCCGCGTGCAACTCCCCGCGGCCGTCGTCTCGGCCATGGGCATGTCCGCCTTCGCGCTCCTCGGGATCGGCGACCTCGGCGCGGCCTACGCGTCGGTCACCTTGGCCGGACTGGCGACCCCGCCGCTGGAGGGGGGGCTGCGGGCCCTGTGGCCCAGCGTGCTGCGGCGTGAGGACCAGGTGCACACCGCCTACGCGATGGACGCGGTGGCGCAGGAGGTCATGTACACGGTCGGGCCGTTGTTGGTGACGGTGTGCGTGTCCCTGTGGTCGCCGCAGTCCGCGCTGCTCGTGCTGAGCGCCCTCGGGGTCGTCGGCGCGCTGTCCGTCGTCGTCTCCGCGCCCTCGCGCGCCTGGCGCTCGGCGCCGCGCGAGGCGCACTGGCTCGGTGCGTTGCGTTCCCCCGGTCTGGTGGCCCTGCTGGTGGCGTTCCTCTTCGTGGGCAGCGCCCTGGGGGCCATGACCGTCGCCGCGCTCTCCTACGCGGAGGACCGCGGGGGCGACGTGGTGTACGGCTGGCTCATGGCGGCCGTGGGGCTGGGCGCGCTGCTGGGCGGCCTGGTGTACGGTGCGCGGCCCCGGCTCGGCGAGCCCGCCCGGCGACTGCGCCTGCTGGTGGCGCTGCTGGCGGCCTGTCACCTTCCGCTCGTCCTCGTCCCGGACGTGGTGCCCATGGTGCTGTCCACGGTGCTGGCGGGGGTGTTCCTGGCGCCGGCGATCGCCTGCGCGTTCGTCCTGGTGGACCGGCACGCCCCGGCGGGCACCGTCACGGAGGCGTTCTCCTGGCTGGTGACGACGTTCACCGTGGGCGCCTCGCTGGGCACCGGGCTGGCCGGTCCGGTCGTCGAGGCGGGTGGCGCGCCCTGGGGGTTCGCGCTGCCGGCCGCCGCGGGCGCGGTCTCCTTGCTCGTGCTCGTCGGCACCCGTGGGGTGCTCACGGTCCCGGTCGGACCGGTCCCGTCGGTGCCCCTGCCGGAAAATGATCCGAACCAGGCCCTCGAACCCCGTTTCAGTTCGGTGGATCGGGCGTAA
- the pafA gene encoding Pup--protein ligase, producing the protein MDRRIFGLENEYGVTCTFRGQRRLSPDEVARYLFRRVVSWGRSSNVFLRNGARLYLDVGSHPEYATPECDNVIELVTHDKAGERILEGLLVDAERRLHEEGIAGDVYLFKNNTDSAGNSYGCHENYLVARHGEFSRLADILIPFLVTRQLLCGAGKVLQTPRGAVYCVSQRAEHIWEGVSSATTRSRPIINTRDEPHADAERYRRLHVIVGDSNMSETTMLLKVGATDLVLRMIEAGTVMRDLTLENPIRAIREVSHDITGRRRVRLASGREASALEVQREYYEKAVDFCERRGIRTGTVERVLELWGRTLDAVETEDLDRIDTEIDWVMKYKLLERYRAKHDLTMSHPRVAQIDLAYHDIHRRRGLYYLLERKGQAVRVCDDLKIFEGKSVPPQTTRARLRGDFIRRAQEQRRDFTVDWVHLKLNDQAQRTVLCKDPFRAVDDRVEKLIAGM; encoded by the coding sequence ATGGACCGCCGCATTTTCGGGCTGGAGAACGAGTACGGCGTCACGTGCACGTTCAGGGGACAGCGCCGCCTGTCGCCTGACGAGGTGGCGCGGTACCTCTTCCGTCGTGTCGTGTCATGGGGCCGCAGCAGCAATGTCTTCCTGCGCAACGGCGCCCGCCTCTACCTGGACGTGGGATCCCACCCGGAGTACGCCACACCGGAGTGCGACAACGTGATCGAGTTGGTCACGCACGACAAGGCCGGCGAGCGCATCCTGGAGGGTCTCCTCGTCGACGCCGAGCGGCGCCTCCACGAGGAGGGAATCGCCGGCGACGTCTACCTCTTCAAGAACAACACCGACTCCGCGGGGAACTCCTACGGCTGCCACGAGAACTACCTCGTCGCCCGCCACGGGGAGTTCTCGCGCCTCGCGGACATCCTCATCCCGTTCCTGGTGACCCGGCAGTTGCTGTGCGGCGCGGGCAAGGTGCTGCAGACACCACGGGGAGCGGTGTACTGCGTCAGCCAGCGAGCCGAGCACATCTGGGAGGGCGTCTCCTCGGCCACCACCCGATCCCGTCCGATCATCAACACCAGGGACGAGCCGCACGCCGACGCCGAGCGCTACCGTCGGCTCCACGTGATCGTGGGCGACTCGAACATGTCGGAGACGACCATGCTCCTCAAGGTCGGTGCCACCGACCTGGTGCTCCGCATGATCGAGGCCGGCACGGTGATGCGCGACCTCACCCTGGAGAATCCGATCCGCGCCATTCGCGAGGTCAGCCACGACATCACCGGGCGTCGCCGGGTGAGGCTCGCCAGTGGTCGCGAGGCCTCGGCGCTGGAGGTGCAGCGCGAGTACTACGAGAAGGCCGTGGACTTCTGCGAGCGGCGCGGCATCCGCACCGGCACCGTGGAGCGTGTGCTGGAGCTGTGGGGGCGCACGCTGGACGCCGTGGAGACGGAGGACCTGGACCGGATCGACACCGAGATCGACTGGGTCATGAAGTACAAGCTGCTGGAGCGCTACCGTGCCAAGCACGACCTGACCATGTCGCACCCGCGGGTCGCCCAGATAGACCTCGCCTACCACGACATCCACCGCCGGCGCGGCCTCTACTACCTCCTGGAACGGAAGGGCCAGGCCGTGCGGGTGTGCGACGACCTGAAGATCTTCGAGGGCAAGTCCGTGCCGCCCCAGACCACTCGGGCCAGGCTCCGCGGCGACTTCATTCGGCGGGCCCAGGAACAGCGCCGCGACTTCACGGTCGACTGGGTGCACCTCAAGCTCAACGACCAGGCGCAGCGGACGGTGCTCTGCAAGGACCCGTTCCGCGCGGTGGACGATCGGGTGGAGAAACTCATCGCCGGCATGTGA
- a CDS encoding FKBP-type peptidyl-prolyl cis-trans isomerase: MRRRSLLIAVPAGLITLAACGDDGNADTAGDNPSPSAPATSSPPAPEIVDGPLPAITAGTDFGQKPTVAKGSGDPSDRLAVRTVIAGNGRTVAENDYILADYLGQVWSTAEVFDNSYDRGAPIAIQLSAGSVIDGWRYALSGKKVDSRVEFSVPPTWGYGDQGNENAGIAGDDTLVFVVDLVDAFDAESSAEGTEVPQDDAALPRVGTNTDGKAPAIQVPDVAPPEDLVADYILEGDGPEVGADDNVLVQYEGVLWDGGEVFDSTYSRGQLASFSLQQVVKGWSQGLTGKKVGSRVLVVVPPDLGYGDDPPQGSAIQKDSTLVFSVDILAKM; the protein is encoded by the coding sequence GTGCGCCGACGCTCACTCCTCATCGCCGTTCCCGCCGGATTGATCACACTCGCCGCCTGCGGGGACGACGGGAACGCGGACACCGCCGGGGACAATCCCTCGCCCTCCGCCCCGGCGACCTCGTCGCCGCCCGCCCCGGAGATCGTGGACGGTCCGCTGCCCGCCATCACCGCGGGCACGGACTTCGGCCAGAAGCCCACGGTGGCCAAGGGCAGCGGGGACCCCTCCGATCGGCTCGCGGTGCGGACGGTCATCGCGGGCAACGGCCGCACGGTCGCCGAGAACGACTACATTCTGGCCGACTACCTGGGACAGGTCTGGTCCACCGCCGAGGTGTTCGACAACTCCTACGACCGCGGCGCGCCGATCGCCATCCAACTGAGTGCCGGCAGCGTCATCGACGGTTGGCGTTACGCGCTCAGCGGCAAGAAGGTCGACAGTCGGGTGGAGTTCTCCGTTCCGCCCACGTGGGGCTACGGTGACCAGGGCAACGAGAACGCGGGCATCGCCGGAGACGACACGCTGGTGTTCGTCGTGGACTTGGTGGACGCCTTCGACGCCGAGAGTTCCGCCGAGGGTACCGAGGTCCCCCAGGACGACGCGGCCCTGCCGCGGGTAGGGACCAACACCGACGGCAAGGCGCCGGCCATCCAAGTCCCGGATGTGGCGCCTCCCGAGGATCTGGTGGCCGACTACATCCTGGAGGGCGACGGGCCCGAGGTCGGCGCCGACGACAACGTGCTGGTCCAGTACGAGGGTGTCCTCTGGGACGGCGGTGAGGTGTTCGACTCGACCTACTCGCGGGGCCAGTTGGCGTCCTTCTCGCTGCAGCAGGTCGTGAAGGGCTGGTCGCAGGGGCTGACGGGCAAGAAGGTCGGCAGTCGGGTCCTCGTCGTCGTGCCGCCCGACCTCGGCTACGGGGACGACCCGCCGCAGGGAAGCGCCATCCAGAAGGACTCCACCCTGGTCTTCTCCGTCGACATCCTGGCGAAGATGTGA
- a CDS encoding FKBP-type peptidyl-prolyl cis-trans isomerase — MSIDKPEVDFPGGEPPADLEIKDIWEGDGEVARAGQTVTVHYVGVAFSTGEEFDASWNRGTPFRFPLGGGRVIAGWDRGVQGMRVGGRRQLTIPAHLAYGDQSPTPAIKPGETLIFVVDLLGV, encoded by the coding sequence GTGAGCATCGACAAGCCCGAGGTCGACTTCCCTGGTGGCGAGCCCCCGGCGGATCTGGAGATCAAGGACATCTGGGAGGGCGACGGCGAGGTGGCGCGGGCCGGACAGACGGTCACCGTCCACTACGTGGGTGTCGCCTTCAGCACCGGCGAGGAGTTCGACGCCAGTTGGAACCGCGGTACGCCGTTCCGCTTCCCGCTGGGTGGCGGTCGGGTCATCGCGGGCTGGGACCGAGGCGTGCAGGGCATGAGGGTCGGTGGCCGGCGTCAGCTGACCATCCCGGCCCACCTGGCCTACGGTGACCAGAGCCCCACTCCGGCGATCAAGCCCGGAGAGACGTTGATCTTCGTGGTGGACCTTCTGGGCGTCTGA
- a CDS encoding WYL domain-containing protein, with product MAIAKAERLMSLALCLLGTRRPLSKHELRESLEAYRAAGSDEGFNRMFERDKDDLRELGLVIETVESPDGDIGYLARRDSNRLPPITLDAEEAAALGLAAKVWQHARLAGAASGALQKLRAAGLPEGVDPYEPHGALEPRIPVHEAAFEPLMLACRDRRPVVFAYRKATASRPETRHVEPWALECWRGHWYLAGFDRDRGAERVFRLSRITGRVRSPGGRFAASVPDVVAIRDTVERWAGETADRSAVIRLRSGAGYPLRSRATRVRELDAGWDELEIPYGHGLDAWLVEFGPDVVVLAPPELRADVTNRLRAVAEG from the coding sequence ATGGCGATCGCCAAGGCCGAGCGACTGATGAGCCTGGCGCTGTGCCTGCTCGGGACGCGGCGACCGCTCAGCAAGCACGAGCTTCGCGAGTCCCTGGAGGCCTATCGGGCGGCGGGGTCGGACGAGGGTTTCAACCGGATGTTCGAGCGCGACAAAGACGATCTGCGCGAACTCGGCCTCGTCATCGAGACCGTCGAGAGCCCGGACGGCGACATCGGCTACCTCGCCCGCCGCGACAGCAACCGGCTGCCCCCCATCACCCTGGACGCCGAGGAGGCCGCCGCGCTGGGCCTGGCCGCGAAGGTCTGGCAGCACGCCCGGCTCGCGGGAGCCGCGAGCGGCGCGCTGCAGAAGCTGCGCGCCGCGGGCCTGCCCGAGGGCGTGGACCCCTACGAGCCCCACGGCGCCCTGGAGCCGCGCATCCCCGTGCACGAGGCCGCCTTCGAACCCCTGATGCTCGCCTGCCGGGACCGGCGCCCCGTGGTCTTCGCCTACCGAAAGGCCACCGCCTCGCGCCCGGAGACCCGGCACGTCGAACCCTGGGCTCTGGAGTGCTGGCGCGGTCACTGGTATCTCGCGGGTTTCGACCGGGACCGCGGCGCCGAGCGGGTGTTCCGCCTGTCCCGCATCACCGGGCGGGTGCGCTCACCGGGTGGGCGGTTCGCGGCGTCCGTGCCCGACGTGGTCGCCATCCGCGACACGGTCGAGCGGTGGGCGGGCGAGACGGCGGACCGTTCCGCGGTGATCCGCCTGCGCTCGGGGGCGGGGTACCCGCTGCGTTCCAGGGCCACCCGGGTGCGGGAACTCGACGCGGGATGGGACGAGTTGGAGATCCCGTACGGGCACGGCCTGGACGCCTGGTTGGTGGAGTTCGGTCCGGACGTGGTGGTCCTGGCACCCCCGGAGCTACGGGCCGACGTGACGAACCGGCTGCGTGCCGTGGCCGAGGGCTGA
- a CDS encoding WYL domain-containing protein, translating into MLSLVTYLRERPGARIEDVARAFGITEEELVSDLDVLPMCGTSFRGGDLLDIDTDGERIWWHNPAALGADAAEPLRLAADEATALLVAARAVATLPGLRESDRQALLRATAKVEAAAGEAAEASARLSVTFESEGGVFADVDRAISERRRLWIRYYSPARDEVTEREIDPIRLVSVGHTYVEAWCRRSEARRTFRLDRVAEIKILDEPSDPPAVEPRDLSGGLVQPAAEDPEVVVEVGPGGRWVAEYYPHDSAEELSDGGLRITLRAPDPASLGRLALRLGRDGRIVAPTALADGARAAAREALVAYGVAGSPSRATTEAERDEAEGREG; encoded by the coding sequence ATGCTCTCGCTGGTGACGTACCTCCGGGAACGCCCCGGCGCGCGGATCGAGGACGTGGCACGCGCCTTCGGGATCACGGAGGAGGAACTCGTCTCCGACCTGGACGTGCTGCCGATGTGCGGCACCAGCTTCCGGGGCGGCGACCTGCTCGACATCGACACCGACGGCGAGCGCATCTGGTGGCACAACCCGGCAGCCCTCGGGGCGGACGCGGCCGAGCCCCTTCGTCTCGCCGCCGACGAGGCCACCGCGTTGCTCGTGGCGGCCAGGGCCGTGGCCACGCTCCCCGGCCTGCGTGAGAGCGACCGACAGGCCCTGCTGCGCGCCACCGCCAAGGTCGAGGCGGCGGCGGGGGAGGCGGCCGAGGCGAGCGCGAGGCTCTCCGTCACCTTCGAGTCGGAGGGCGGAGTGTTCGCCGACGTCGACCGGGCGATCTCCGAGCGTCGTCGGCTGTGGATCCGCTACTACTCCCCGGCTCGCGACGAGGTGACCGAGCGGGAGATCGACCCGATCAGGCTGGTGAGCGTGGGCCACACATACGTCGAGGCGTGGTGCCGCCGCTCCGAGGCGCGGCGTACTTTCCGACTGGATCGGGTCGCCGAGATCAAGATCCTGGACGAGCCCTCGGACCCGCCGGCCGTCGAACCGCGCGACCTCTCGGGTGGACTGGTGCAGCCCGCGGCCGAGGATCCGGAGGTCGTGGTCGAGGTGGGGCCCGGCGGCAGGTGGGTCGCCGAGTACTACCCGCACGACAGCGCCGAGGAGCTGTCCGACGGGGGCCTGCGGATCACGCTGAGGGCCCCCGACCCGGCCTCGCTGGGGCGGCTGGCGCTCCGGCTCGGCCGGGACGGCCGGATCGTCGCGCCGACGGCCCTCGCCGACGGGGCGCGGGCCGCCGCGCGCGAGGCCCTCGTGGCCTACGGCGTCGCGGGTTCCCCGTCGCGGGCGACGACAGAAGCGGAGCGGGACGAGGCGGAGGGGCGGGAAGGGTGA
- the tatA gene encoding Sec-independent protein translocase subunit TatA, which produces MLFGRLGPAEIILILVVIILLFGAKKLPDMARSLGKSARILKSEAKAMKEDGKASAPADPPNPGEQPPAQRTIQAAPGDVTSARPVAEPTDTTKR; this is translated from the coding sequence ATGCTCTTCGGAAGGCTCGGACCTGCCGAGATCATTCTCATTCTCGTCGTCATCATTCTGTTGTTCGGCGCCAAGAAGCTTCCGGACATGGCCCGGTCGCTCGGCAAGTCCGCTCGGATTCTCAAGAGCGAGGCCAAGGCGATGAAGGAGGACGGCAAGGCCTCCGCGCCGGCGGACCCGCCGAACCCCGGCGAGCAGCCCCCGGCCCAGCGCACCATCCAGGCGGCCCCCGGGGACGTCACCAGCGCCCGGCCCGTCGCCGAGCCGACGGACACGACGAAGCGCTGA
- the tatC gene encoding twin-arginine translocase subunit TatC, translating to MLKPARNKEKDPQGRMPLAEHLRELRNRLAKALLGVVVVAVAAAFFYNDIINFITEPILDSVGCRESFAELARTADEKSCAQITINGLLTPFTLALKVSLMAGVVLASPVWLYQLWAFVAPGLHRHERKYAYAFVGTGVPLFLAGAYFAYSVLPTTAKVLIEFTPFGVDNLLPLDDLLDLVTRMVVVFGLSFELPLLLVMLNFTGVLSGRRMLGWWRGMILGITLFSAFATPSTDPVTMLALAVPIWLLFFGAVVVALLNDRRRKRREEAGPSDDEASDLDLTPAPIGEVEPAATRAAPERNGNDRVNGYDDVT from the coding sequence TTGCTGAAGCCTGCCCGCAACAAGGAGAAGGATCCGCAGGGGCGGATGCCGCTGGCGGAGCACCTCAGAGAGCTGCGCAACCGGCTGGCGAAGGCCCTGCTCGGGGTCGTGGTCGTCGCGGTGGCCGCCGCCTTCTTCTACAACGACATCATCAACTTCATCACCGAGCCGATCCTCGACTCGGTGGGCTGCCGGGAGTCCTTCGCGGAACTGGCCAGGACCGCCGACGAGAAGAGCTGCGCGCAGATCACGATCAATGGTCTGTTGACGCCCTTCACCCTGGCCCTGAAGGTCTCCCTGATGGCCGGTGTGGTGCTGGCCTCGCCGGTCTGGCTCTACCAGCTCTGGGCCTTCGTCGCGCCCGGGCTGCACCGTCACGAACGCAAGTACGCCTACGCCTTCGTCGGCACCGGAGTGCCGCTGTTCCTCGCCGGCGCCTACTTCGCCTACTCGGTGCTGCCGACGACGGCCAAGGTGCTGATCGAGTTCACCCCGTTCGGCGTGGACAACCTCCTCCCGTTGGACGACCTGCTCGACCTCGTGACGCGCATGGTCGTGGTGTTCGGCCTCTCCTTCGAACTGCCGCTGCTGCTGGTGATGCTCAACTTCACCGGGGTCCTCAGCGGACGCCGGATGCTCGGTTGGTGGCGCGGGATGATCCTGGGCATCACCTTGTTCTCGGCCTTCGCCACTCCCAGCACCGACCCGGTGACCATGTTGGCCCTCGCCGTGCCGATCTGGCTCCTGTTCTTCGGGGCCGTCGTCGTGGCGCTCCTCAACGATCGGCGCAGAAAGCGCCGGGAGGAAGCCGGGCCCTCCGACGACGAGGCCTCCGACCTGGATCTCACGCCCGCGCCCATCGGGGAGGTCGAGCCCGCCGCCACCAGGGCCGCGCCCGAGCGGAACGGGAACGACCGGGTCAACGGCTACGACGACGTGACCTGA